In a genomic window of Cynocephalus volans isolate mCynVol1 chromosome 1, mCynVol1.pri, whole genome shotgun sequence:
- the UCKL1 gene encoding uridine-cytidine kinase-like 1 isoform X13 produces MSSPTAYPGIRISGCWALGAEGSNAESLDRLLPPVGTGRSPRKRTTSQCKSEPPLLRTSKRTIYTAGRPPWYNEHGTQSKEAFVIGLGGGSASGKTTVARMIIEALDVPWVVLLSMDSFYKVLTKQQQEQAAHNNFNFDHPDAFDFDLIVSTLKKLKQGKSVKVPIYDFTTHSRKKDWKTLYGANVIIFEGIMAFADKTLLELLDMKIFVDTDSDIRLVRRLRRDISERGRDIEGVIKQYNKFVKPAFDQHIQPTMRLADIVVPRGSGNTVAIDLIVQHVHSQLEERELSVRAALASAHQCHPLPRTLSVLKSTPQVRGMHTIIRDKETSRDEFIFYSKRLMRLLIEHALSFLPFQDCVVQTPQGRDYTGKCYAGKQITGVSILRAGETMEPALRAVCKDVRIGTILIQTNQLTGEPELHYLRLPKDISDDHVILMDCTVSTGAAAMMAVRVLLDHDVPEDKIFLLSLLMAEMGVHSVAYAFPRVRIITTAVDKRVNQLFRIIPGIGNFGDRYFGTDAAPDGSDEEEAASTG; encoded by the exons ATGAGCAGCCCCACAGCTTACCCTGGAATCAGGATCTCGGGGTGCTGGGCCCTTGGAGCAGAAGGCAG CAATGCAGAGTCCTTGGACAGACTCCTGCCACCCGTGGGCACTGGGCGCTCGCCCCGGAAGCGGACCACCAGCCAGTGCAAGTCCGAGCCACCACTGCTGCGCACAAGCAAGCGCACCATCTACACGGCAGGCCGGCCACCCTGGTACAATGAGCATGGAACTCAGTCCAAAGAGGCCTTTGTCATTG GCCTAGGAGGCGGCAGTGCCTCTGGGAAGACCACCGTGGCCAGGATGATCATCGAGGCCCTGGACGTGCCCTGGGTGGTCCTGTTGTCAATGGACTCCTTCTATAAG GTGCTGAccaagcagcagcaggagcaggccGCCCACAACAACTTCAACTTTGACCACCCGGACGCCTTCGACTTCGACCTCATTGTTTCCACCCTCAAGAAGCTGAAGCAGGGCAAGAGTGTCAAGGTGCCCATCTACGACTTTACCACCCACAGCCGGAAGAAGGACTGG AAAACACTCTACGGTGCCAACGTCATCATCTTTGAGGGCATCATGGCTTTTGCCGACAAGACACTTCTGGAG CTCCTGGACATGAAGATCTTCGTGGACACGGACTCTGACATCCGCCTGGTGCGGCGGCTGCGCCGGGACATCAGCGAGCGAGGCCGGGACATTGAGGGTGTCATCAAGCAGTATAATAAATTTGTGAAGCCCGCCTTCGACCAGCACATCCAGCCCACCATGCGCCTGGCGGACATCGTGGTGCCCAGAG GGAGCGGGAACACAGTGGCCATCGACCTGATCGTGCAGCACGTGCACAGCCAGCTGGAGGAG CGTGAACTCAGCGTCAG GGCCGCGCTGGCCTCTGCGCACCAGTGCCACCCCCTGCCGCGGACGCTAAGTGTTCTCAAGAGCACTCCGCAGGTGCGGGGCATGCACACCATCATCAG GGACAAGGAGACCAGCCGGGACGAGTTCATCTTTTACTCCAAGAGGCTGATGCGGCTGCTCATCGAACACGCGCTCTCCTTCCTGCCCTTCCAG GACTGCGTCGTGCAGACCCCTCAGGGCCGGGACTACACGGGCAAGTGCTATGCGGGCAAGCAG ATCACCGGCGTGTCTATTCTGCGCGCTGGAGAGACCATGGAGCCCGCGCTGCGCGCCGTGTGCAAGGACGTGCGCATTGGCACCATCCTCATCCAGACCAATCAGCTCACTGGCGAGCCCGAG CTCCACTACCTGCGGCTGCCCAAGGACATCAGTGACGACCACGTGATCCTGATGGACTGCACGGTATCCACGGGCGCAGCGGCGATGATGGCCGTGCGCGTGCTGCTG GACCACGATGTGCCCGAGGACAAGATCTTTCTGCTGTCGCTGCTCATGGCGGAGATGGGTGTGCATTCGGTGGCCTATGCGTTCCCGCGCGTGCGTATCATCACCACGGCCGTGGACAAGCGCGTCAACCAGCTCTTCCGCATCATCCCGGGCATTG GGAACTTTGGCGACCGCTACTTTGGGACCGATGCGGCCCCCGATGGCAGCGACGAGGAGGAAGCGGCCTCCACGGGGTAG
- the UCKL1 gene encoding uridine-cytidine kinase-like 1 isoform X10 has product MSSPTAYPGIRISGCWALGAEGSNAESLDRLLPPVGTGRSPRKRTTSQCKSEPPLLRTSKRTIYTAGRPPWYNEHGTQSKEAFVIGLGGGSASGKTTVARMIIEALDVPWVVLLSMDSFYKVLTKQQQEQAAHNNFNFDHPDAFDFDLIVSTLKKLKQGKSVKVPIYDFTTHSRKKDWKTLYGANVIIFEGIMAFADKTLLELLDMKIFVDTDSDIRLVRRLRRDISERGRDIEGVIKQYNKFVKPAFDQHIQPTMRLADIVVPRGSGNTVAIDLIVQHVHSQLEERKLRWDMAALASAHQCHPLPRTLSVLKSTPQVRGMHTIIRDKETSRDEFIFYSKRLMRLLIEHALSFLPFQDCVVQTPQGRDYTGKCYAGKQSRLQITGVSILRAGETMEPALRAVCKDVRIGTILIQTNQLTGEPELHYLRLPKDISDDHVILMDCTVSTGAAAMMAVRVLLDHDVPEDKIFLLSLLMAEMGVHSVAYAFPRVRIITTAVDKRVNQLFRIIPGIGNFGDRYFGTDAAPDGSDEEEAASTG; this is encoded by the exons ATGAGCAGCCCCACAGCTTACCCTGGAATCAGGATCTCGGGGTGCTGGGCCCTTGGAGCAGAAGGCAG CAATGCAGAGTCCTTGGACAGACTCCTGCCACCCGTGGGCACTGGGCGCTCGCCCCGGAAGCGGACCACCAGCCAGTGCAAGTCCGAGCCACCACTGCTGCGCACAAGCAAGCGCACCATCTACACGGCAGGCCGGCCACCCTGGTACAATGAGCATGGAACTCAGTCCAAAGAGGCCTTTGTCATTG GCCTAGGAGGCGGCAGTGCCTCTGGGAAGACCACCGTGGCCAGGATGATCATCGAGGCCCTGGACGTGCCCTGGGTGGTCCTGTTGTCAATGGACTCCTTCTATAAG GTGCTGAccaagcagcagcaggagcaggccGCCCACAACAACTTCAACTTTGACCACCCGGACGCCTTCGACTTCGACCTCATTGTTTCCACCCTCAAGAAGCTGAAGCAGGGCAAGAGTGTCAAGGTGCCCATCTACGACTTTACCACCCACAGCCGGAAGAAGGACTGG AAAACACTCTACGGTGCCAACGTCATCATCTTTGAGGGCATCATGGCTTTTGCCGACAAGACACTTCTGGAG CTCCTGGACATGAAGATCTTCGTGGACACGGACTCTGACATCCGCCTGGTGCGGCGGCTGCGCCGGGACATCAGCGAGCGAGGCCGGGACATTGAGGGTGTCATCAAGCAGTATAATAAATTTGTGAAGCCCGCCTTCGACCAGCACATCCAGCCCACCATGCGCCTGGCGGACATCGTGGTGCCCAGAG GGAGCGGGAACACAGTGGCCATCGACCTGATCGTGCAGCACGTGCACAGCCAGCTGGAGGAG AGGAAGCTGCGCTGGGATAT GGCCGCGCTGGCCTCTGCGCACCAGTGCCACCCCCTGCCGCGGACGCTAAGTGTTCTCAAGAGCACTCCGCAGGTGCGGGGCATGCACACCATCATCAG GGACAAGGAGACCAGCCGGGACGAGTTCATCTTTTACTCCAAGAGGCTGATGCGGCTGCTCATCGAACACGCGCTCTCCTTCCTGCCCTTCCAG GACTGCGTCGTGCAGACCCCTCAGGGCCGGGACTACACGGGCAAGTGCTATGCGGGCAAGCAG TCTCGCCTCCAGATCACCGGCGTGTCTATTCTGCGCGCTGGAGAGACCATGGAGCCCGCGCTGCGCGCCGTGTGCAAGGACGTGCGCATTGGCACCATCCTCATCCAGACCAATCAGCTCACTGGCGAGCCCGAG CTCCACTACCTGCGGCTGCCCAAGGACATCAGTGACGACCACGTGATCCTGATGGACTGCACGGTATCCACGGGCGCAGCGGCGATGATGGCCGTGCGCGTGCTGCTG GACCACGATGTGCCCGAGGACAAGATCTTTCTGCTGTCGCTGCTCATGGCGGAGATGGGTGTGCATTCGGTGGCCTATGCGTTCCCGCGCGTGCGTATCATCACCACGGCCGTGGACAAGCGCGTCAACCAGCTCTTCCGCATCATCCCGGGCATTG GGAACTTTGGCGACCGCTACTTTGGGACCGATGCGGCCCCCGATGGCAGCGACGAGGAGGAAGCGGCCTCCACGGGGTAG
- the UCKL1 gene encoding uridine-cytidine kinase-like 1 isoform X12 produces the protein MSSPTAYPGIRISGCWALGAEGSSNAESLDRLLPPVGTGRSPRKRTTSQCKSEPPLLRTSKRTIYTAGRPPWYNEHGTQSKEAFVIGLGGGSASGKTTVARMIIEALDVPWVVLLSMDSFYKVLTKQQQEQAAHNNFNFDHPDAFDFDLIVSTLKKLKQGKSVKVPIYDFTTHSRKKDWKTLYGANVIIFEGIMAFADKTLLELLDMKIFVDTDSDIRLVRRLRRDISERGRDIEGVIKQYNKFVKPAFDQHIQPTMRLADIVVPRGSGNTVAIDLIVQHVHSQLEERELSVRAALASAHQCHPLPRTLSVLKSTPQVRGMHTIIRDKETSRDEFIFYSKRLMRLLIEHALSFLPFQDCVVQTPQGRDYTGKCYAGKQITGVSILRAGETMEPALRAVCKDVRIGTILIQTNQLTGEPELHYLRLPKDISDDHVILMDCTVSTGAAAMMAVRVLLDHDVPEDKIFLLSLLMAEMGVHSVAYAFPRVRIITTAVDKRVNQLFRIIPGIGNFGDRYFGTDAAPDGSDEEEAASTG, from the exons ATGAGCAGCCCCACAGCTTACCCTGGAATCAGGATCTCGGGGTGCTGGGCCCTTGGAGCAGAAGGCAG CAGCAATGCAGAGTCCTTGGACAGACTCCTGCCACCCGTGGGCACTGGGCGCTCGCCCCGGAAGCGGACCACCAGCCAGTGCAAGTCCGAGCCACCACTGCTGCGCACAAGCAAGCGCACCATCTACACGGCAGGCCGGCCACCCTGGTACAATGAGCATGGAACTCAGTCCAAAGAGGCCTTTGTCATTG GCCTAGGAGGCGGCAGTGCCTCTGGGAAGACCACCGTGGCCAGGATGATCATCGAGGCCCTGGACGTGCCCTGGGTGGTCCTGTTGTCAATGGACTCCTTCTATAAG GTGCTGAccaagcagcagcaggagcaggccGCCCACAACAACTTCAACTTTGACCACCCGGACGCCTTCGACTTCGACCTCATTGTTTCCACCCTCAAGAAGCTGAAGCAGGGCAAGAGTGTCAAGGTGCCCATCTACGACTTTACCACCCACAGCCGGAAGAAGGACTGG AAAACACTCTACGGTGCCAACGTCATCATCTTTGAGGGCATCATGGCTTTTGCCGACAAGACACTTCTGGAG CTCCTGGACATGAAGATCTTCGTGGACACGGACTCTGACATCCGCCTGGTGCGGCGGCTGCGCCGGGACATCAGCGAGCGAGGCCGGGACATTGAGGGTGTCATCAAGCAGTATAATAAATTTGTGAAGCCCGCCTTCGACCAGCACATCCAGCCCACCATGCGCCTGGCGGACATCGTGGTGCCCAGAG GGAGCGGGAACACAGTGGCCATCGACCTGATCGTGCAGCACGTGCACAGCCAGCTGGAGGAG CGTGAACTCAGCGTCAG GGCCGCGCTGGCCTCTGCGCACCAGTGCCACCCCCTGCCGCGGACGCTAAGTGTTCTCAAGAGCACTCCGCAGGTGCGGGGCATGCACACCATCATCAG GGACAAGGAGACCAGCCGGGACGAGTTCATCTTTTACTCCAAGAGGCTGATGCGGCTGCTCATCGAACACGCGCTCTCCTTCCTGCCCTTCCAG GACTGCGTCGTGCAGACCCCTCAGGGCCGGGACTACACGGGCAAGTGCTATGCGGGCAAGCAG ATCACCGGCGTGTCTATTCTGCGCGCTGGAGAGACCATGGAGCCCGCGCTGCGCGCCGTGTGCAAGGACGTGCGCATTGGCACCATCCTCATCCAGACCAATCAGCTCACTGGCGAGCCCGAG CTCCACTACCTGCGGCTGCCCAAGGACATCAGTGACGACCACGTGATCCTGATGGACTGCACGGTATCCACGGGCGCAGCGGCGATGATGGCCGTGCGCGTGCTGCTG GACCACGATGTGCCCGAGGACAAGATCTTTCTGCTGTCGCTGCTCATGGCGGAGATGGGTGTGCATTCGGTGGCCTATGCGTTCCCGCGCGTGCGTATCATCACCACGGCCGTGGACAAGCGCGTCAACCAGCTCTTCCGCATCATCCCGGGCATTG GGAACTTTGGCGACCGCTACTTTGGGACCGATGCGGCCCCCGATGGCAGCGACGAGGAGGAAGCGGCCTCCACGGGGTAG
- the UCKL1 gene encoding uridine-cytidine kinase-like 1 isoform X11, whose translation MSSPTAYPGIRISGCWALGAEGSNAESLDRLLPPVGTGRSPRKRTTSQCKSEPPLLRTSKRTIYTAGRPPWYNEHGTQSKEAFVIGLGGGSASGKTTVARMIIEALDVPWVVLLSMDSFYKVLTKQQQEQAAHNNFNFDHPDAFDFDLIVSTLKKLKQGKSVKVPIYDFTTHSRKKDWKTLYGANVIIFEGIMAFADKTLLELLDMKIFVDTDSDIRLVRRLRRDISERGRDIEGVIKQYNKFVKPAFDQHIQPTMRLADIVVPRGSGNTVAIDLIVQHVHSQLEERKLRWDMAALASAHQCHPLPRTLSVLKSTPQVRGMHTIIRDKETSRDEFIFYSKRLMRLLIEHALSFLPFQDCVVQTPQGRDYTGKCYAGKQITGVSILRAGETMEPALRAVCKDVRIGTILIQTNQLTGEPELHYLRLPKDISDDHVILMDCTVSTGAAAMMAVRVLLDHDVPEDKIFLLSLLMAEMGVHSVAYAFPRVRIITTAVDKRVNQLFRIIPGIGNFGDRYFGTDAAPDGSDEEEAASTG comes from the exons ATGAGCAGCCCCACAGCTTACCCTGGAATCAGGATCTCGGGGTGCTGGGCCCTTGGAGCAGAAGGCAG CAATGCAGAGTCCTTGGACAGACTCCTGCCACCCGTGGGCACTGGGCGCTCGCCCCGGAAGCGGACCACCAGCCAGTGCAAGTCCGAGCCACCACTGCTGCGCACAAGCAAGCGCACCATCTACACGGCAGGCCGGCCACCCTGGTACAATGAGCATGGAACTCAGTCCAAAGAGGCCTTTGTCATTG GCCTAGGAGGCGGCAGTGCCTCTGGGAAGACCACCGTGGCCAGGATGATCATCGAGGCCCTGGACGTGCCCTGGGTGGTCCTGTTGTCAATGGACTCCTTCTATAAG GTGCTGAccaagcagcagcaggagcaggccGCCCACAACAACTTCAACTTTGACCACCCGGACGCCTTCGACTTCGACCTCATTGTTTCCACCCTCAAGAAGCTGAAGCAGGGCAAGAGTGTCAAGGTGCCCATCTACGACTTTACCACCCACAGCCGGAAGAAGGACTGG AAAACACTCTACGGTGCCAACGTCATCATCTTTGAGGGCATCATGGCTTTTGCCGACAAGACACTTCTGGAG CTCCTGGACATGAAGATCTTCGTGGACACGGACTCTGACATCCGCCTGGTGCGGCGGCTGCGCCGGGACATCAGCGAGCGAGGCCGGGACATTGAGGGTGTCATCAAGCAGTATAATAAATTTGTGAAGCCCGCCTTCGACCAGCACATCCAGCCCACCATGCGCCTGGCGGACATCGTGGTGCCCAGAG GGAGCGGGAACACAGTGGCCATCGACCTGATCGTGCAGCACGTGCACAGCCAGCTGGAGGAG AGGAAGCTGCGCTGGGATAT GGCCGCGCTGGCCTCTGCGCACCAGTGCCACCCCCTGCCGCGGACGCTAAGTGTTCTCAAGAGCACTCCGCAGGTGCGGGGCATGCACACCATCATCAG GGACAAGGAGACCAGCCGGGACGAGTTCATCTTTTACTCCAAGAGGCTGATGCGGCTGCTCATCGAACACGCGCTCTCCTTCCTGCCCTTCCAG GACTGCGTCGTGCAGACCCCTCAGGGCCGGGACTACACGGGCAAGTGCTATGCGGGCAAGCAG ATCACCGGCGTGTCTATTCTGCGCGCTGGAGAGACCATGGAGCCCGCGCTGCGCGCCGTGTGCAAGGACGTGCGCATTGGCACCATCCTCATCCAGACCAATCAGCTCACTGGCGAGCCCGAG CTCCACTACCTGCGGCTGCCCAAGGACATCAGTGACGACCACGTGATCCTGATGGACTGCACGGTATCCACGGGCGCAGCGGCGATGATGGCCGTGCGCGTGCTGCTG GACCACGATGTGCCCGAGGACAAGATCTTTCTGCTGTCGCTGCTCATGGCGGAGATGGGTGTGCATTCGGTGGCCTATGCGTTCCCGCGCGTGCGTATCATCACCACGGCCGTGGACAAGCGCGTCAACCAGCTCTTCCGCATCATCCCGGGCATTG GGAACTTTGGCGACCGCTACTTTGGGACCGATGCGGCCCCCGATGGCAGCGACGAGGAGGAAGCGGCCTCCACGGGGTAG
- the UCKL1 gene encoding uridine-cytidine kinase-like 1 isoform X8 has product MAAPPASADAAPAPGRPTEQSEAACEDRSNAESLDRLLPPVGTGRSPRKRTTSQCKSEPPLLRTSKRTIYTAGRPPWYNEHGTQSKEAFVIGLGGGSASGKTTVARMIIEALDVPWVVLLSMDSFYKVLTKQQQEQAAHNNFNFDHPDAFDFDLIVSTLKKLKQGKSVKVPIYDFTTHSRKKDWKTLYGANVIIFEGIMAFADKTLLELLDMKIFVDTDSDIRLVRRLRRDISERGRDIEGVIKQYNKFVKPAFDQHIQPTMRLADIVVPRGSGNTVAIDLIVQHVHSQLEERELSVRAALASAHQCHPLPRTLSVLKSTPQVRGMHTIIRDKETSRDEFIFYSKRLMRLLIEHALSFLPFQDCVVQTPQGRDYTGKCYAGKQITGVSILRAGETMEPALRAVCKDVRIGTILIQTNQLTGEPELHYLRLPKDISDDHVILMDCTVSTGAAAMMAVRVLLDHDVPEDKIFLLSLLMAEMGVHSVAYAFPRVRIITTAVDKRVNQLFRIIPGIGNFGDRYFGTDAAPDGSDEEEAASTG; this is encoded by the exons ATGGCTGCGCCCCCTGCCTCTGCGGACGCCGCGCCCGCGCCGGGCAGGCCGACGGAGCAGAGTGAGGCCGCATGCGAGGACCG CAGCAATGCAGAGTCCTTGGACAGACTCCTGCCACCCGTGGGCACTGGGCGCTCGCCCCGGAAGCGGACCACCAGCCAGTGCAAGTCCGAGCCACCACTGCTGCGCACAAGCAAGCGCACCATCTACACGGCAGGCCGGCCACCCTGGTACAATGAGCATGGAACTCAGTCCAAAGAGGCCTTTGTCATTG GCCTAGGAGGCGGCAGTGCCTCTGGGAAGACCACCGTGGCCAGGATGATCATCGAGGCCCTGGACGTGCCCTGGGTGGTCCTGTTGTCAATGGACTCCTTCTATAAG GTGCTGAccaagcagcagcaggagcaggccGCCCACAACAACTTCAACTTTGACCACCCGGACGCCTTCGACTTCGACCTCATTGTTTCCACCCTCAAGAAGCTGAAGCAGGGCAAGAGTGTCAAGGTGCCCATCTACGACTTTACCACCCACAGCCGGAAGAAGGACTGG AAAACACTCTACGGTGCCAACGTCATCATCTTTGAGGGCATCATGGCTTTTGCCGACAAGACACTTCTGGAG CTCCTGGACATGAAGATCTTCGTGGACACGGACTCTGACATCCGCCTGGTGCGGCGGCTGCGCCGGGACATCAGCGAGCGAGGCCGGGACATTGAGGGTGTCATCAAGCAGTATAATAAATTTGTGAAGCCCGCCTTCGACCAGCACATCCAGCCCACCATGCGCCTGGCGGACATCGTGGTGCCCAGAG GGAGCGGGAACACAGTGGCCATCGACCTGATCGTGCAGCACGTGCACAGCCAGCTGGAGGAG CGTGAACTCAGCGTCAG GGCCGCGCTGGCCTCTGCGCACCAGTGCCACCCCCTGCCGCGGACGCTAAGTGTTCTCAAGAGCACTCCGCAGGTGCGGGGCATGCACACCATCATCAG GGACAAGGAGACCAGCCGGGACGAGTTCATCTTTTACTCCAAGAGGCTGATGCGGCTGCTCATCGAACACGCGCTCTCCTTCCTGCCCTTCCAG GACTGCGTCGTGCAGACCCCTCAGGGCCGGGACTACACGGGCAAGTGCTATGCGGGCAAGCAG ATCACCGGCGTGTCTATTCTGCGCGCTGGAGAGACCATGGAGCCCGCGCTGCGCGCCGTGTGCAAGGACGTGCGCATTGGCACCATCCTCATCCAGACCAATCAGCTCACTGGCGAGCCCGAG CTCCACTACCTGCGGCTGCCCAAGGACATCAGTGACGACCACGTGATCCTGATGGACTGCACGGTATCCACGGGCGCAGCGGCGATGATGGCCGTGCGCGTGCTGCTG GACCACGATGTGCCCGAGGACAAGATCTTTCTGCTGTCGCTGCTCATGGCGGAGATGGGTGTGCATTCGGTGGCCTATGCGTTCCCGCGCGTGCGTATCATCACCACGGCCGTGGACAAGCGCGTCAACCAGCTCTTCCGCATCATCCCGGGCATTG GGAACTTTGGCGACCGCTACTTTGGGACCGATGCGGCCCCCGATGGCAGCGACGAGGAGGAAGCGGCCTCCACGGGGTAG
- the UCKL1 gene encoding uridine-cytidine kinase-like 1 isoform X4 — MGSTLGGVCPAPPAAVSIDFLPACWGLCPNSVAMTCQAKPLTQESLSNAESLDRLLPPVGTGRSPRKRTTSQCKSEPPLLRTSKRTIYTAGRPPWYNEHGTQSKEAFVIGLGGGSASGKTTVARMIIEALDVPWVVLLSMDSFYKVLTKQQQEQAAHNNFNFDHPDAFDFDLIVSTLKKLKQGKSVKVPIYDFTTHSRKKDWKTLYGANVIIFEGIMAFADKTLLELLDMKIFVDTDSDIRLVRRLRRDISERGRDIEGVIKQYNKFVKPAFDQHIQPTMRLADIVVPRGSGNTVAIDLIVQHVHSQLEERELSVRAALASAHQCHPLPRTLSVLKSTPQVRGMHTIIRDKETSRDEFIFYSKRLMRLLIEHALSFLPFQDCVVQTPQGRDYTGKCYAGKQITGVSILRAGETMEPALRAVCKDVRIGTILIQTNQLTGEPELHYLRLPKDISDDHVILMDCTVSTGAAAMMAVRVLLDHDVPEDKIFLLSLLMAEMGVHSVAYAFPRVRIITTAVDKRVNQLFRIIPGIGNFGDRYFGTDAAPDGSDEEEAASTG; from the exons ATGGGAAGCACCCTAGGAGGAGTCTGTCCTGCACCTCCAGCTGCTGTTTCCATAgacttcctgcctgcctgctggGGGCTCTGCCCTAATTCAGTGGCCATGACCTGCCAGGCCAAGCCACTGACCCAAGAATCTCTCAG CAATGCAGAGTCCTTGGACAGACTCCTGCCACCCGTGGGCACTGGGCGCTCGCCCCGGAAGCGGACCACCAGCCAGTGCAAGTCCGAGCCACCACTGCTGCGCACAAGCAAGCGCACCATCTACACGGCAGGCCGGCCACCCTGGTACAATGAGCATGGAACTCAGTCCAAAGAGGCCTTTGTCATTG GCCTAGGAGGCGGCAGTGCCTCTGGGAAGACCACCGTGGCCAGGATGATCATCGAGGCCCTGGACGTGCCCTGGGTGGTCCTGTTGTCAATGGACTCCTTCTATAAG GTGCTGAccaagcagcagcaggagcaggccGCCCACAACAACTTCAACTTTGACCACCCGGACGCCTTCGACTTCGACCTCATTGTTTCCACCCTCAAGAAGCTGAAGCAGGGCAAGAGTGTCAAGGTGCCCATCTACGACTTTACCACCCACAGCCGGAAGAAGGACTGG AAAACACTCTACGGTGCCAACGTCATCATCTTTGAGGGCATCATGGCTTTTGCCGACAAGACACTTCTGGAG CTCCTGGACATGAAGATCTTCGTGGACACGGACTCTGACATCCGCCTGGTGCGGCGGCTGCGCCGGGACATCAGCGAGCGAGGCCGGGACATTGAGGGTGTCATCAAGCAGTATAATAAATTTGTGAAGCCCGCCTTCGACCAGCACATCCAGCCCACCATGCGCCTGGCGGACATCGTGGTGCCCAGAG GGAGCGGGAACACAGTGGCCATCGACCTGATCGTGCAGCACGTGCACAGCCAGCTGGAGGAG CGTGAACTCAGCGTCAG GGCCGCGCTGGCCTCTGCGCACCAGTGCCACCCCCTGCCGCGGACGCTAAGTGTTCTCAAGAGCACTCCGCAGGTGCGGGGCATGCACACCATCATCAG GGACAAGGAGACCAGCCGGGACGAGTTCATCTTTTACTCCAAGAGGCTGATGCGGCTGCTCATCGAACACGCGCTCTCCTTCCTGCCCTTCCAG GACTGCGTCGTGCAGACCCCTCAGGGCCGGGACTACACGGGCAAGTGCTATGCGGGCAAGCAG ATCACCGGCGTGTCTATTCTGCGCGCTGGAGAGACCATGGAGCCCGCGCTGCGCGCCGTGTGCAAGGACGTGCGCATTGGCACCATCCTCATCCAGACCAATCAGCTCACTGGCGAGCCCGAG CTCCACTACCTGCGGCTGCCCAAGGACATCAGTGACGACCACGTGATCCTGATGGACTGCACGGTATCCACGGGCGCAGCGGCGATGATGGCCGTGCGCGTGCTGCTG GACCACGATGTGCCCGAGGACAAGATCTTTCTGCTGTCGCTGCTCATGGCGGAGATGGGTGTGCATTCGGTGGCCTATGCGTTCCCGCGCGTGCGTATCATCACCACGGCCGTGGACAAGCGCGTCAACCAGCTCTTCCGCATCATCCCGGGCATTG GGAACTTTGGCGACCGCTACTTTGGGACCGATGCGGCCCCCGATGGCAGCGACGAGGAGGAAGCGGCCTCCACGGGGTAG